One region of Halomonas huangheensis genomic DNA includes:
- a CDS encoding error-prone DNA polymerase — translation MAGSAEAAYAELHCLSNFSFLRGASHPEELVIRASELGYQALAITDECSVAGVVRAWQEARVQGLKLLVGAEFRFADERLVVLAQSRQGYARLCALITLGRRRAPKGSYRLDWADLQGLEDCLLLYRPGDDPDVAEQRASWLLERYTGRCWWLYERLLGPADAERSRWQRDMAERLTMPLVCGNAVLMHHPSRQRMQDVITAIRHGVTVQRAGFRLEGNAERHLRSLRKLEQLYGAEMMAETVGIAERCCFDLGELRYEYPAELVPSEVSAAEYLALKVRQGEKERFPEGTPSDTSAQIEHELRLIGRMDYEHFFLTIEDIVSFARSRGILCQGRGSAANSVVCYCLGITEVDPRQATLLFERFISEERGEPPDIDVDFEHERREEVIQYIYQRYGRERAGLAATVISYRTRSALRDVGKALGLDPLYLSWLSSQLDRRAGQRRWLQELRELGGDNPSPRFVLLVELIEEILGFPRHLSQHVGGFVISAGPLYELVPVENAAMPDRSLIQWNKDDLEALGLLKVDVLALGMLTAIRRTLDMLGERRGRPFPMQEIEGDDPAVYEMLSNADTVGVFQVESRAQMSMLPRLRPRKYYDLVVEVAIVRPGPIQGDMVHPYLRRRDGLEEVSYPRQEVREVLERTLGIPIFQEQVIKLAMVAAGFSAGEADQLRRAMAAWRRSGTIAEYQHKLRVGMQERGYDDDFAERICRQIEGFGQYGFPESHAASFALLVYVSAWLKHYHPAAFCCGLLNSQPMGFYSPSQLVQDAQRHGVEVRPVDINTSDWDSGLEGDRVMRLGFRLVKGLSREAVERLMQARPATGFRSIDEARRLVALGAREWEALAASGALNELGGHRRQARWELLDPDPLLELGDARVRESSVVQLSAADEQQNLEEDYQHVGLSLGRHPLALLREQYADHGLLKGCVSAEALKVIPHGQLVRVAGLVTGRQRPGTSSGVTFVTLEDEAGSINVVVWRDTAQAQRRALLGSSILQVTGTLEREGQVMHVIAGRLTDISDLWQRMHVRSRDFH, via the coding sequence ATGGCTGGTTCGGCTGAAGCCGCATATGCAGAGCTCCATTGCCTGAGCAATTTCAGCTTTCTGCGCGGTGCATCGCATCCCGAGGAGTTGGTGATACGTGCCAGTGAACTGGGTTATCAAGCGCTGGCGATTACCGACGAGTGTTCGGTCGCTGGCGTGGTGCGAGCCTGGCAGGAAGCTCGCGTTCAGGGGCTCAAGCTGCTGGTCGGCGCGGAGTTTCGTTTCGCTGATGAGCGTCTGGTGGTGCTGGCACAAAGCCGTCAAGGATATGCGCGGCTGTGCGCGTTGATCACCCTGGGGCGGCGACGCGCTCCGAAGGGCAGCTATCGGCTCGATTGGGCGGATCTGCAGGGGCTGGAGGATTGTCTGCTGCTGTATCGTCCCGGTGATGATCCTGACGTGGCCGAGCAGCGGGCCAGCTGGCTGCTGGAGCGCTATACCGGGCGCTGCTGGTGGCTGTATGAGCGTTTGCTGGGGCCAGCAGATGCCGAGCGCAGTCGTTGGCAGCGGGATATGGCCGAGCGGCTGACGATGCCGTTGGTCTGTGGTAACGCGGTATTGATGCACCATCCGTCTCGTCAGCGCATGCAGGACGTGATCACCGCCATACGCCATGGCGTGACGGTGCAGCGAGCCGGTTTCCGGCTGGAGGGCAATGCCGAGCGCCATCTACGCTCACTGCGTAAGCTGGAGCAGCTCTACGGTGCTGAGATGATGGCCGAGACAGTGGGTATTGCTGAGCGCTGCTGTTTCGACCTCGGAGAGCTGCGCTATGAGTATCCTGCCGAGTTGGTGCCGTCGGAGGTGAGTGCTGCCGAGTATCTGGCACTCAAGGTCCGGCAGGGAGAGAAGGAGCGTTTCCCTGAAGGAACACCCAGCGATACAAGTGCCCAGATCGAGCACGAATTGCGCCTGATCGGGCGCATGGACTATGAGCACTTTTTCCTGACCATTGAGGATATTGTCAGCTTCGCTCGCAGCCGCGGCATTCTCTGTCAGGGTCGCGGCTCGGCGGCCAATTCTGTGGTCTGTTACTGCCTGGGGATTACCGAGGTCGATCCCCGTCAGGCAACGCTGCTGTTCGAGCGCTTCATTTCCGAGGAACGTGGTGAGCCACCGGATATCGATGTGGACTTCGAGCACGAGCGACGTGAGGAGGTCATTCAGTATATCTACCAGCGCTATGGTCGTGAGCGGGCCGGTCTGGCGGCCACCGTGATCAGTTATCGGACGCGGAGTGCCCTGCGCGATGTGGGTAAGGCGCTGGGGCTGGACCCCCTCTATCTGAGCTGGCTTTCCAGTCAGCTGGATCGCCGTGCTGGTCAACGTCGTTGGCTGCAGGAGCTGCGAGAACTTGGTGGCGACAACCCCTCACCACGCTTTGTGCTGTTGGTGGAGTTGATCGAGGAAATACTCGGCTTCCCTCGCCACCTATCGCAGCATGTCGGCGGTTTTGTGATCTCGGCGGGACCACTTTACGAGTTGGTGCCGGTCGAGAACGCGGCGATGCCGGATCGCAGCCTGATCCAGTGGAACAAGGATGACCTCGAGGCGCTCGGCTTACTCAAGGTCGACGTGCTGGCACTCGGCATGCTCACTGCCATCCGGCGTACGTTGGACATGCTCGGGGAACGGCGCGGTCGACCTTTCCCGATGCAGGAGATCGAGGGCGATGATCCGGCGGTCTACGAGATGCTGTCGAATGCCGACACCGTGGGTGTCTTCCAGGTCGAGTCGCGGGCGCAGATGAGTATGTTGCCTCGACTCCGACCGCGTAAATACTACGACCTGGTGGTCGAAGTGGCGATCGTGCGTCCGGGACCCATACAGGGCGATATGGTGCACCCCTATCTGCGACGTCGCGATGGACTGGAGGAGGTGAGCTACCCAAGGCAGGAGGTGCGGGAAGTGCTGGAGCGTACGCTGGGTATACCGATCTTTCAGGAGCAGGTGATCAAGTTGGCCATGGTGGCGGCGGGCTTTTCGGCGGGCGAAGCCGATCAGTTGCGTCGTGCCATGGCCGCCTGGCGGCGTAGCGGGACCATTGCTGAATATCAGCACAAGCTCAGGGTGGGTATGCAGGAGCGGGGCTATGATGACGATTTTGCCGAGCGGATCTGTCGCCAGATCGAGGGCTTCGGCCAGTACGGTTTCCCTGAATCACATGCCGCCAGTTTCGCTCTACTGGTGTATGTGTCCGCCTGGCTCAAGCATTATCATCCCGCCGCCTTCTGTTGTGGCCTGCTCAATAGCCAGCCGATGGGCTTCTATTCGCCTTCGCAGTTGGTACAGGATGCACAGCGCCATGGGGTTGAAGTACGGCCGGTGGATATCAATACCAGTGACTGGGACTCGGGGTTGGAAGGTGACCGTGTGATGCGTCTCGGGTTCCGGCTGGTCAAGGGACTGTCTCGAGAGGCTGTGGAGCGCCTGATGCAGGCACGCCCGGCGACGGGCTTCCGCTCTATCGATGAGGCGCGCCGTCTTGTCGCGCTGGGGGCCAGAGAGTGGGAAGCGTTGGCGGCCAGCGGGGCGCTCAATGAACTTGGCGGACACCGTCGTCAGGCACGCTGGGAGCTTCTCGATCCGGATCCGTTACTGGAGCTGGGAGATGCAAGAGTGCGTGAGTCCTCGGTAGTGCAGTTGTCGGCTGCCGATGAACAACAGAATCTGGAAGAGGACTATCAGCACGTCGGCTTGAGCCTCGGGCGTCACCCTCTGGCCCTGCTGCGTGAACAGTATGCCGACCATGGGCTGCTCAAGGGCTGCGTGAGTGCTGAGGCGCTCAAGGTCATCCCGCATGGCCAACTGGTGCGGGTTGCTGGATTAGTGACTGGACGCCAACGGCCTGGTACCTCGTCCGGTGTGACCTTCGTGACTCTGGAAGATGAGGCCGGCTCCATCAATGTCGTGGTCTGGCGGGATACCGCCCAGGCCCAGCGTCGAGCCCTGCTGGGCTCAAGTATTCTTCAGGTGACCGGGACCCTGGAGCGAGAAGGGCAGGTGATGCATGTGATCGCTGGACGCCTGACCGATATCAGCGATCTGTGGCAGAGAATGCATGTCAGGTCACGCGATTTTCATTGA
- a CDS encoding Y-family DNA polymerase: MKGLWLYLHFPLLALESQSDAAERPAALLDERAAQVVQVNALAQADGVVPGMAMASALSLVPRLRMLQACPARHQAQLEGLGLWSGRFSARVSLRPPDGVLLEVGSMLRYFRGLEGLRTLLRHQLEKLGLTCVTATGHTPRAARLLALDGGFWAEDEGPHLQRLTQVPLSRLDLEARQQSRLKGLGLATLGQLQALPQTEIVHRLGKELGDQLARISGQQADPPEYFVPPEVFCRAITLSHEIERAPALIFPLRRLLVELEGFLHARCRRALKLELCLGHPQGQQQLDIGHAVGEQQADAWLELCRLRLEGLQLSQPVISLRLIVSELKELERGGEDLFSAPAPRDTPGQLLSRLVSRLGDGAVSRLVCREDYRPECSWQRLPATGRWPEIVELPATRPGWLLETPQPVEPAQIATTIALVEGPERVAGGWWDLAPVRRDYYVGRWPDGRCGWVFRDAQGEWFVHGWFG; encoded by the coding sequence ATGAAAGGACTGTGGCTCTATCTACATTTTCCCTTGTTGGCGCTGGAATCGCAGAGCGATGCGGCAGAGCGGCCGGCGGCTCTGCTTGATGAGCGCGCGGCGCAGGTGGTGCAGGTCAATGCTCTGGCACAGGCCGATGGCGTGGTGCCAGGCATGGCCATGGCCAGCGCCCTGAGCCTGGTCCCCAGGTTGCGAATGTTGCAGGCGTGTCCTGCTCGGCATCAAGCGCAGCTGGAAGGGCTGGGATTATGGAGTGGACGCTTCAGCGCCCGTGTCAGCTTGCGACCCCCGGATGGTGTCTTGCTCGAAGTCGGCAGCATGTTGCGCTACTTCCGTGGTCTCGAGGGGCTGCGGACATTATTGCGACACCAGCTCGAGAAGCTCGGCCTGACCTGCGTCACGGCCACTGGGCATACGCCCCGGGCTGCTCGGCTATTGGCATTGGATGGTGGATTCTGGGCGGAAGATGAGGGCCCACATCTGCAGCGCCTGACGCAGGTGCCGCTGTCGCGGCTTGATCTGGAGGCACGTCAGCAGTCGCGTCTCAAGGGGTTGGGACTTGCGACGCTTGGGCAGTTGCAGGCCTTGCCGCAGACGGAAATAGTCCATCGTCTGGGGAAGGAACTGGGTGATCAATTGGCGCGCATCAGTGGCCAGCAGGCCGATCCGCCGGAGTACTTCGTGCCACCGGAGGTGTTCTGTCGTGCTATCACATTGTCCCACGAGATCGAGCGAGCACCGGCGCTGATCTTTCCACTGCGTCGACTGCTGGTGGAGCTGGAGGGATTTCTGCATGCACGTTGCCGACGAGCACTGAAGCTGGAGTTATGTCTCGGACACCCGCAGGGGCAACAACAGCTGGATATCGGTCATGCTGTCGGTGAGCAACAAGCCGATGCCTGGCTCGAACTCTGTCGTCTGCGTCTGGAAGGGCTGCAGTTGTCCCAGCCAGTGATCAGCCTGAGGCTGATAGTCAGTGAACTGAAGGAACTGGAGCGTGGCGGTGAGGATCTGTTCAGTGCGCCGGCGCCTCGAGATACCCCCGGTCAGTTGCTGAGTCGCCTGGTTTCACGCCTGGGAGATGGGGCTGTGAGTCGTTTGGTATGCCGCGAGGATTATCGTCCGGAATGTAGTTGGCAGCGGCTGCCGGCGACAGGGCGCTGGCCTGAGATAGTGGAACTACCGGCAACTCGCCCTGGTTGGTTACTGGAAACACCACAGCCGGTGGAGCCCGCACAGATTGCCACCACCATCGCCCTGGTCGAGGGGCCAGAGCGGGTCGCGGGAGGCTGGTGGGATCTGGCGCCGGTCCGTCGAGACTATTACGTCGGGCGCTGGCCGGATGGGCGCTGTGGCTGGGTGTTTCGCGACGCGCAGGGAGAGTGGTTTGTACATGGCTGGTTCGGCTGA
- the imuA gene encoding translesion DNA synthesis-associated protein ImuA — MGLDHLINRGDVWRGPRALRSSDSEVLSTGDSTLDSALHGGWPRAELVELLHDQPGIGELQLMLSLLADREHSGWLVWVDPPCLPYAPALQHLGVSLEGLMIVRTRNVKERLWAMEQALRSGCCRVVLGWVPVANPTALRRLQLAVSEGGNWGVVIRPGRFRQHSSPAPWRLLLEPEANGEALGVTPFKRKGGWALPRLRVSLGQRPWLPPVGAARVADREIRQAGAEGQPELRLVERRR; from the coding sequence ATGGGGCTGGATCATCTGATCAATCGAGGCGATGTCTGGCGTGGTCCTCGTGCACTTCGCTCATCCGACTCGGAGGTGTTGTCCACTGGCGATTCGACACTCGATAGCGCCCTGCATGGTGGCTGGCCGCGCGCGGAGTTGGTTGAACTGCTGCATGATCAGCCGGGGATCGGTGAATTGCAGCTCATGTTGTCACTGTTGGCTGATAGGGAGCACTCGGGATGGTTGGTGTGGGTTGACCCGCCTTGCCTACCGTATGCTCCGGCACTTCAACACCTGGGAGTGTCCCTGGAGGGACTGATGATCGTGCGTACTCGCAACGTGAAGGAGCGGCTCTGGGCGATGGAGCAGGCGTTGAGGAGCGGCTGTTGTAGAGTCGTACTGGGCTGGGTGCCGGTGGCTAATCCCACGGCGCTGCGTCGTCTGCAACTGGCTGTCAGTGAGGGCGGTAACTGGGGCGTGGTCATACGACCCGGACGCTTTCGTCAGCACAGTTCTCCAGCGCCCTGGCGACTATTGCTTGAACCCGAGGCGAATGGTGAGGCACTGGGTGTAACCCCGTTCAAGCGTAAGGGAGGCTGGGCCTTGCCGCGTTTGCGTGTCTCTCTGGGACAACGACCGTGGCTGCCCCCTGTTGGGGCGGCTCGAGTTGCTGATCGAGAGATTCGGCAAGCAGGGGCTGAGGGCCAACCTGAACTGCGCCTGGTGGAGAGACGGCGATGA
- a CDS encoding M18 family aminopeptidase, whose protein sequence is MSQECLPKDDSTQGARLDRLREFLHRSPTPWHATATMARRLEAAGYRCLDETDSWSLKPGDRFYVTRNDSAIIAVSLPASPLTELRMVGAHTDSPCLRLKTNAAQTSAGWLQLGVQVYGGALLAPWFDRDLGLSGRVHVRHPDGRLEGLLINVEQPVAIIPSLAIHLDREANEGRAMNAQTQMAPVFLQGGEAEDLERLLKDWVKEQHGLDDIRVMDFELGFHDLQPPSIVGIGGELIASARLDNLLSCFIGLEAMLEADGSQGMVLVANDHEEVGSASACGAQGPFLGDVLKRINAQLGQSGDEGYIRLIQASRMISCDNAHALHPNFRDKHDAQHGPAINGGPVIKVNTSQRYATNSATAAMFRALCEEVEVPVQTFVTRADMGCGSTIGPITATEIGVPTLDVGVPQWAMHSIRETAGTRDVEYLTRVLTAFFNCPELA, encoded by the coding sequence ATGTCACAGGAGTGCCTGCCAAAGGATGATTCCACTCAGGGCGCAAGGCTTGATCGCCTGCGCGAGTTTCTTCACCGTTCGCCAACACCCTGGCACGCTACTGCGACAATGGCCAGACGCCTTGAGGCCGCCGGGTACCGGTGTCTGGATGAGACGGATAGCTGGTCACTGAAGCCTGGTGACCGTTTTTATGTAACACGCAATGATTCTGCCATTATCGCCGTAAGTTTGCCCGCTTCACCACTGACCGAGTTGCGAATGGTCGGTGCCCATACCGATAGTCCCTGCTTGCGCCTGAAGACCAATGCGGCTCAAACGTCAGCCGGATGGCTACAGCTTGGGGTGCAGGTATACGGTGGTGCCTTGCTGGCCCCCTGGTTCGATCGTGACCTGGGATTATCGGGCCGAGTGCATGTTCGTCACCCGGATGGTCGTCTCGAAGGATTGCTGATCAATGTCGAGCAGCCGGTAGCGATCATTCCCAGTCTTGCCATCCATCTGGACCGGGAAGCCAACGAAGGTCGTGCGATGAATGCACAGACACAAATGGCACCGGTATTTCTCCAGGGTGGCGAGGCCGAGGACCTCGAGCGTCTGCTCAAGGATTGGGTCAAGGAGCAGCACGGCCTGGACGATATTCGTGTCATGGATTTCGAGCTGGGATTCCATGATCTTCAGCCACCTTCCATCGTCGGTATCGGTGGTGAACTGATTGCCAGTGCACGGCTCGATAACCTGCTGTCCTGCTTCATTGGCCTGGAAGCAATGCTTGAGGCCGATGGCAGTCAGGGCATGGTGTTGGTTGCCAACGATCACGAGGAAGTCGGCAGTGCCAGCGCCTGTGGCGCCCAGGGACCGTTCCTGGGTGACGTTCTCAAGCGTATCAATGCGCAATTGGGGCAGTCTGGAGATGAAGGTTACATTCGTCTGATCCAGGCCTCGCGGATGATTTCCTGTGACAACGCCCATGCGTTGCATCCCAATTTCCGTGACAAGCACGATGCCCAGCATGGTCCGGCAATCAATGGTGGCCCGGTGATCAAGGTCAATACCAGTCAGCGCTATGCCACCAACAGTGCTACAGCGGCGATGTTCCGGGCCTTGTGTGAGGAAGTCGAAGTGCCGGTGCAGACCTTCGTTACGCGTGCGGATATGGGTTGTGGCAGCACTATCGGTCCGATTACCGCCACCGAAATCGGTGTGCCGACTCTGGATGTCGGCGTACCGCAGTGGGCGATGCACTCGATTCGCGAGACAGCGGGAACCCGTGATGTGGAATACCTGACGCGCGTGTTGACGGCGTTCTTCAACTGTCCCGAACTGGCGTGA
- a CDS encoding carboxy terminal-processing peptidase, whose translation MSLFESVGRALSLSLLLAAPTVLANPTPGDDQRQAAMEVAESLRYGHYADVRLDDQWSTRAFQRYLDILDGQRAYLLKSDIDQFDDLRTTMDDAVLDGDLGRTYDLYNQYQKRVIDRLDWLIAELDNLDMSFDGDERLALDREDAPWATNHEELDALWQKRLANAALTLSISGQEDDEVIDTLRERYETQRHRVEQTNTDDIFTIFMAGVTGTVDPHTEYLSPRQSESFDIQMRLSLEGIGALLQADGEYVKVASLVPGGPAEKGGSLKPADRIIGVGQEGEDIVNVVGMRLDDVVELIRGPKGSVVQLEVVPGEAVDTTRSTVIEITRDTVKLEDQAASSEVIEVEREDGTHRVGVIKVPAFYVDFDAWQAGEENYRSTTRDVAAEVEKLQEENVEGIVLDLRNNGGGALQEANSMIGLFIDRGPTVQVRDARGRISLYGDTESGSLYNGPLVVLVNRLSASASEIFAGAIQDYGRGLIVGSRTFGKGTVQTLSDLNYGQIKLTRAKFYRISGESTQHRGVKPDVQFPSLIDPEVIGESALDNALPWDTVSEVQYRSYGTPRQYLKELRERHQQRADEHPNFHYLEERAALATSLREEHTSVSLNREQRQHEADAQDAEMLALENERREALGLEPLENWTDTRDSNEGGDDNAQTDSEEESSDQPVDRAEVEESAEILLDFTDLGPSWQYALKQQQQ comes from the coding sequence ATGAGCCTGTTTGAGTCTGTGGGTCGCGCGCTATCGCTGTCCCTGCTGCTAGCGGCCCCAACAGTACTGGCCAACCCTACCCCCGGGGATGACCAGCGCCAGGCGGCCATGGAGGTGGCCGAATCATTACGCTACGGCCACTATGCCGATGTGAGGCTTGACGACCAGTGGTCCACTCGCGCCTTTCAGCGTTATCTCGACATCCTCGATGGTCAGCGAGCCTATCTGCTGAAAAGCGATATCGACCAGTTCGACGATCTACGCACTACCATGGACGATGCTGTCCTCGACGGCGACCTCGGCAGAACCTACGATCTCTACAACCAGTATCAGAAGCGTGTCATCGACCGTCTCGACTGGCTGATTGCCGAACTCGACAATCTCGACATGAGCTTCGATGGCGATGAGCGTCTGGCGCTCGATCGTGAAGACGCTCCCTGGGCAACCAACCACGAAGAACTCGATGCTCTGTGGCAAAAGCGTCTTGCCAATGCTGCTCTGACGCTGTCGATCAGCGGCCAGGAAGATGACGAGGTCATCGACACCCTGCGCGAGCGCTACGAAACCCAGCGCCACCGTGTCGAGCAGACCAACACCGACGATATCTTCACCATCTTCATGGCGGGTGTGACCGGCACAGTCGACCCCCACACCGAATACCTGTCTCCTCGACAGAGTGAGTCCTTCGATATTCAGATGCGCCTGTCTCTGGAAGGCATCGGTGCCCTGCTGCAGGCCGATGGCGAATACGTCAAGGTCGCCAGTCTGGTGCCCGGTGGCCCCGCCGAGAAAGGTGGCTCACTCAAGCCCGCCGATCGCATTATCGGCGTCGGTCAGGAAGGCGAGGATATCGTCAATGTCGTCGGCATGCGCCTTGATGACGTCGTTGAGCTGATCCGCGGCCCCAAGGGCTCGGTGGTCCAGCTTGAAGTCGTACCGGGCGAAGCGGTCGACACAACTCGCTCCACCGTGATCGAGATCACCCGAGACACCGTAAAACTGGAAGATCAGGCCGCCAGCAGCGAAGTCATCGAGGTCGAGCGTGAAGACGGCACACATCGTGTCGGTGTCATCAAGGTGCCCGCCTTCTATGTCGACTTCGACGCCTGGCAGGCCGGAGAGGAAAATTACCGCAGCACCACGCGTGACGTGGCCGCCGAAGTCGAGAAACTGCAGGAAGAGAACGTCGAAGGCATCGTCCTCGATCTGCGCAACAATGGCGGTGGCGCACTGCAGGAAGCCAACTCGATGATCGGGTTGTTCATCGACCGTGGTCCGACGGTGCAGGTGCGCGATGCCCGTGGCCGCATCAGCCTGTATGGCGATACCGAAAGTGGTTCACTGTATAACGGCCCGCTGGTGGTTCTGGTCAACCGCCTGTCGGCCTCAGCGTCCGAGATCTTTGCCGGTGCTATCCAGGACTATGGCCGCGGCCTGATTGTCGGCTCCAGAACCTTCGGCAAGGGCACGGTTCAGACGCTCAGCGATCTGAACTACGGCCAGATCAAGCTGACCCGCGCCAAGTTCTATCGCATCTCCGGTGAAAGTACCCAGCACCGAGGCGTCAAACCGGATGTTCAGTTCCCCAGCTTGATCGATCCTGAAGTCATCGGTGAAAGCGCACTGGACAACGCCCTCCCCTGGGATACTGTCAGCGAAGTGCAGTACCGCAGCTATGGCACGCCTCGCCAGTACCTCAAGGAATTGCGCGAGCGCCATCAGCAACGAGCTGACGAGCATCCCAACTTCCATTACCTGGAAGAGCGTGCGGCCCTGGCAACCAGTCTTCGCGAGGAGCACACCAGTGTCAGCCTCAACCGTGAGCAGCGCCAACATGAGGCTGATGCTCAGGATGCCGAGATGCTGGCGTTGGAGAACGAGCGGCGCGAAGCACTGGGACTCGAGCCACTCGAAAACTGGACCGATACCCGTGACAGCAACGAAGGCGGTGACGACAACGCACAGACTGACTCGGAAGAAGAGAGCTCGGATCAGCCGGTGGATCGCGCCGAGGTAGAGGAATCTGCAGAAATCCTGCTTGATTTCACCGACCTGGGCCCCAGCTGGCAATACGCCCTCAAACAGCAACAACAGTAG
- a CDS encoding GntR family transcriptional regulator — MDNGQQQVERAGLVEKVASYLREHIVMDHFQPGQRLPERTLAEELQVSRTPMREALKILATEGLVVLLPHRGAVVADVSPRDMQEKAHVLSVLEQAAAELACAQASDDDIAELQAMHYEMKAAFLRRDRQNYFRLNQEIHNRIVALSGNASLIEIHTNLSRQLYRVRYLSNERTDKWQVAMIEHEAIMEALAERDAERVGRELRNHLGKTWMKYANGDAQIREAGDGVRENNR; from the coding sequence ATGGATAACGGACAACAGCAGGTAGAGCGCGCAGGGTTGGTGGAGAAGGTTGCCAGTTATCTGCGCGAGCATATCGTCATGGATCACTTTCAGCCTGGTCAGCGCCTTCCTGAGCGTACTCTGGCTGAGGAGTTGCAGGTGTCGCGCACGCCGATGCGAGAGGCGTTGAAGATACTGGCCACGGAAGGATTGGTCGTACTGCTGCCACACCGTGGGGCGGTGGTGGCAGACGTGAGTCCGCGTGATATGCAAGAGAAAGCGCATGTGCTGAGTGTGCTGGAACAGGCTGCGGCGGAACTGGCCTGTGCTCAAGCCTCGGATGACGATATCGCTGAGTTGCAGGCCATGCATTATGAGATGAAGGCGGCGTTCCTGCGCCGTGACCGTCAGAACTACTTCCGGCTCAATCAGGAAATTCACAACCGCATTGTTGCCCTTTCCGGCAATGCTTCGCTGATCGAGATTCATACCAATCTCAGCCGTCAGTTGTATCGTGTGCGCTACCTGTCCAATGAGCGGACCGATAAATGGCAGGTGGCGATGATTGAACATGAGGCGATCATGGAGGCATTGGCGGAGCGTGACGCTGAACGTGTTGGTCGCGAGTTGCGCAACCATCTCGGCAAGACCTGGATGAAGTACGCCAATGGTGATGCGCAGATTCGAGAGGCTGGGGACGGTGTGCGGGAGAATAATCGCTGA
- a CDS encoding tripartite tricarboxylate transporter substrate binding protein, producing MSIKPYLIAGSTGLALIWGATATAEDAADYPSGPVQFLVAAGAGGGTDNFARTVKPMLEEALDTRVTVINLPSASGAIAHQRTANSDPDGLTLDFASSTLVTSLAAGQNPTGLDQLTPVARMQSDVMTLIVDPDKYADFDAFMQQVKDNPGEVIIGGTHAASPDRMAFLALRDASGLDMNFIPYDEEGSVAANVMGGNIDGMFGEISSVLSYMESGDMMPILVFAGERLPNFPDLPTTVENGWDLTDGNERGIFVNAETPDAIVDKLETALKEVYDSEDYQQYEERVNLHYREGWLGSDEYRQKLESNYELYKRLLDNS from the coding sequence ATGTCCATCAAGCCTTATCTGATTGCCGGTTCCACCGGTCTGGCCCTGATCTGGGGTGCCACTGCCACGGCAGAAGATGCTGCCGATTACCCGAGCGGCCCGGTGCAGTTCCTCGTCGCCGCCGGTGCCGGCGGCGGCACCGACAACTTCGCGCGTACCGTGAAGCCGATGCTCGAGGAAGCCCTCGACACCCGGGTCACGGTGATCAACCTGCCCTCCGCCTCCGGTGCCATTGCCCACCAACGCACCGCCAACAGCGACCCGGACGGGCTGACACTGGACTTTGCCTCCTCGACGCTGGTGACATCACTGGCCGCTGGTCAGAACCCCACCGGCCTCGACCAGCTGACGCCGGTCGCCCGCATGCAGTCCGATGTCATGACCCTGATCGTCGATCCCGACAAGTACGCGGACTTCGACGCTTTCATGCAGCAGGTCAAGGACAACCCCGGCGAGGTAATCATCGGCGGAACCCATGCCGCCAGCCCGGATCGTATGGCCTTCCTCGCGCTGCGCGACGCCTCGGGACTGGACATGAACTTCATTCCCTATGACGAGGAAGGCAGCGTTGCCGCCAACGTCATGGGCGGCAATATCGACGGCATGTTCGGCGAGATCAGCTCAGTACTGAGCTATATGGAATCCGGCGACATGATGCCGATTCTGGTGTTTGCCGGCGAGCGTCTGCCCAACTTCCCGGATCTTCCGACCACCGTGGAGAACGGCTGGGATCTGACCGACGGCAACGAGCGCGGCATCTTCGTCAATGCCGAAACACCCGATGCCATCGTCGACAAGCTGGAAACCGCCCTCAAGGAAGTCTACGACTCCGAGGACTACCAGCAGTACGAGGAACGCGTGAACCTTCACTATCGCGAAGGCTGGCTGGGTAGCGACGAATACCGTCAGAAGCTCGAGAGCAACTACGAGCTTTACAAGCGTCTGCTGGACAACAGCTGA
- a CDS encoding tripartite tricarboxylate transporter TctB family protein → MRTRLTLFAIVVLVLASAGLIPTLQLPDSEAVSTFIGPQLWPLSLLIALLLFGAFLLWETRKSAGKQSDLHEAGDEPEAAIPNHRLSIAASRHWYLMAATVIYTLMMQAIGFLPATALFALVVSWLLGARHWGPILATVAIAVVLIQGVFVLLLGIPLP, encoded by the coding sequence ATGCGTACCAGACTTACGCTATTTGCCATCGTTGTCCTTGTCCTGGCCTCGGCGGGGTTGATCCCCACCCTGCAACTGCCAGATTCAGAGGCAGTATCGACCTTCATCGGCCCGCAATTGTGGCCTCTCTCGCTGCTGATCGCCCTGCTGCTGTTCGGTGCCTTCCTGCTGTGGGAGACCCGCAAATCGGCCGGCAAGCAAAGTGATCTCCACGAAGCCGGTGACGAGCCGGAGGCCGCCATTCCCAATCACCGATTGTCGATCGCCGCCAGTCGTCACTGGTATCTGATGGCCGCCACGGTGATCTATACGCTGATGATGCAAGCGATCGGCTTCCTGCCTGCCACCGCCCTGTTCGCGCTGGTGGTGAGCTGGCTGCTCGGCGCTCGCCATTGGGGCCCGATTCTGGCCACGGTAGCGATTGCCGTGGTGCTGATCCAGGGCGTGTTCGTCCTTCTGCTGGGCATCCCGCTGCCCTGA